The Deinococcus radiotolerans genome segment GGACCCACGGACCCAGCGAGTACTTCCTGTTCGAGCAGGCCCAGCGCCGACGCTGAGCCCGTCCGTTACAGGGTGTCGTGCCCGGTCTGCCCCGGCACCCAGTGCTGCCCGTCCTCGTCGCCCTCATGTTTCCAGACGGGGACGTGCACTTTCAGGTACTCAATGATGTCGTCGCAGGCTTCCAGCGCGGCGCGCCGGTGCGGGCTGGCCACGCCGATCAGGATGCTGGCCTCACCGGGGCGCAGGCGGCCCACCCGGTGCTGGATGTACACGCGCAGTTCTCCATGCTTCTCGCGGGCCGCCTCGGCTGCGCCCTGCATGACCTTGCGGGCCAGCGCGTCATAGCCCTCGTAGTCGATGAACTCCACGTCCCTCCCCTGGTTGGGACTGCGGACGGTTCCCACGAAATACGCCTGCGCCCCGTACTGCGGCCTGACCAGATAGAGGTCGGCGGCCGCGAGACTCAGAGGTTCGGCCGTCATCTCGCAGAAGGTGTCCGAACCGGGCGACTCACCGCTCCCGCCCGCAACCGGCGGCAGGAACGCCACCTCGTCACCAGAGGTCAGAACGGCATCCGGCGAGGCGTACGTCTCGTTGATGGCCACCATGCACCCGCGCAGGCTTACACCGAACTGCTCTTCAATCAGCGGCGCGGCCATGCGGACCGTGCTGCCCTCCGGGATATCGACCGTTCCGTGCTCCACGCCTGTTTCCCGCTTCAGGCGCGCGAAAAACACCACCTTGAGTTGCATGCGCGGAGCGTAGCACGCACCGGGTTGGCCTCCCGTTCCACGACTCCCAAGGGGCCTTGGGTCCAGGGAGTTGACAGATTCAGGTGGGACCTGTATCTTTTCTGAGCCTCAAGCGAGGCGGGCAGCATGACAACGAGTGTGAAACGAGCGA includes the following:
- the moaD gene encoding molybdopterin converting factor subunit 1, with the protein product MQLKVVFFARLKRETGVEHGTVDIPEGSTVRMAAPLIEEQFGVSLRGCMVAINETYASPDAVLTSGDEVAFLPPVAGGSGESPGSDTFCEMTAEPLSLAAADLYLVRPQYGAQAYFVGTVRSPNQGRDVEFIDYEGYDALARKVMQGAAEAAREKHGELRVYIQHRVGRLRPGEASILIGVASPHRRAALEACDDIIEYLKVHVPVWKHEGDEDGQHWVPGQTGHDTL